One window from the genome of Rhodococcus sp. ABRD24 encodes:
- a CDS encoding ammonium transporter: protein MEQALAAADTAWLLAAFTVVALMIPGLALFYGGMVSIRNSLNMMMMTFGSFAVVGVLWVLFGYSTVLGNSLGGLGILGDPLEFVGLGQLLDPASEPGLPPALVAGYQMLFAAITVALISGALADRIKFGSWMLFAGLWVTLVYFPVAHWVFAFDSDDGSVVGGWIANKLGAIDFAGGTAVHINAGIAALAMVLVLGKRHAFPNMPRPHNLPLTLLGAGILLFGWFGFNGGSALAADNAASVVILNTVSAACAGICGWLLVERLREGRPTSLGAASGLIAALVAITPACGAVSPIGALLIGAAAGALCCFAVSLKFRLGYDDALDVVGIHLVGGILGTLLIGLLATEDAPNGVAGLFYGGGLGLLGKQALAVAAVLAYSFAVTWIIAKVIDLVMGLRVRPEDEHEGLDVTEHGETAYVTETVAVTVSGSGPVDPAAVANAAEQLATRAASAEQRT, encoded by the coding sequence ATGGAGCAGGCTCTCGCGGCTGCCGATACCGCATGGTTATTGGCCGCGTTCACTGTTGTTGCGTTGATGATCCCCGGACTCGCGCTGTTCTACGGCGGCATGGTGAGCATTCGCAACTCGCTCAACATGATGATGATGACGTTCGGCTCCTTCGCCGTCGTCGGTGTGCTGTGGGTGCTCTTCGGCTACTCGACCGTCCTCGGTAACTCGTTGGGCGGCTTGGGCATCCTCGGCGATCCACTCGAGTTCGTCGGACTGGGTCAGCTGCTCGATCCCGCCTCGGAGCCCGGGCTGCCGCCCGCTCTGGTGGCCGGGTACCAGATGCTGTTCGCAGCTATCACCGTTGCGCTCATCTCGGGCGCATTGGCCGACCGGATCAAGTTCGGTTCGTGGATGCTGTTTGCTGGGTTGTGGGTCACGCTCGTGTACTTCCCGGTGGCACACTGGGTGTTCGCGTTCGACTCCGATGACGGCAGTGTTGTCGGCGGCTGGATCGCAAACAAGCTGGGAGCCATCGACTTCGCGGGCGGCACTGCGGTCCATATCAACGCGGGCATCGCGGCGCTCGCGATGGTCCTCGTGCTCGGCAAGCGCCACGCCTTCCCGAACATGCCTCGGCCGCACAATCTTCCGTTGACCCTGCTGGGTGCCGGAATCCTGCTGTTCGGATGGTTCGGTTTCAACGGCGGGTCGGCCCTCGCGGCGGACAACGCGGCATCCGTCGTCATCCTCAACACCGTGTCCGCGGCCTGCGCCGGCATCTGTGGCTGGCTGTTGGTGGAGCGGCTGCGTGAGGGTCGGCCCACATCTCTGGGCGCGGCGTCGGGTCTCATTGCGGCACTGGTCGCGATCACTCCGGCCTGCGGCGCGGTGTCGCCGATCGGAGCCTTGTTGATCGGTGCGGCCGCAGGTGCGCTGTGCTGCTTCGCGGTGTCGCTCAAGTTCCGTCTCGGATACGACGACGCTCTCGACGTCGTCGGTATCCACCTCGTCGGCGGCATTCTCGGTACATTGCTGATCGGCCTGCTTGCCACCGAGGACGCGCCCAACGGTGTCGCGGGGCTGTTCTACGGTGGAGGCCTCGGACTGCTGGGTAAGCAGGCGCTGGCGGTGGCTGCGGTGCTTGCCTATTCGTTCGCGGTCACGTGGATCATCGCGAAGGTCATCGACCTCGTGATGGGTCTGCGAGTGCGGCCCGAGGACGAGCACGAGGGCCTCGACGTCACCGAGCACGGTGAGACCGCGTACGTGACGGAGACGGTCGCGGTGACGGTGTCGGGCTCGGGTCCCGTGGATCCGGCTGCGGTAGCGAATGCTGCGGAGCAGTTGGCAACCCGCGCCGCCAGTGCCGAGCAGCGCACGTAG
- a CDS encoding FAD-binding oxidoreductase: MADNTAERARIVIVGGGLEGLAIAWQLADRGESDVIVLERDTLCSGMTGKSSGIVRCHYGVPSLAAMAWHGVDVFSRAREFFGTDIGFRQTGYVVGVGAANLAPLRANVDMHRAIGVPVELVDADAVRTMWPGIHLDDFAGFAYEPLGGHGDAYMTGMAYGARARTLGVRIRQSTSVVRLIQDGKDGVRGVVCADGSEIHCDTVVLTTGVWSPALAATAGVNLPIRTQREQLVLVDQGEPTPEVPTFSDLVNLQYIRREPNGHLLVGNSDHSAPEFADPDAYLNRATDQFVETAIGKLDRILPNMPDARLASSYAGCYDITPDYNPIIGPSPAEGLFLAVGFSGHGFKISPAVGRLAADLLLDGVSSDAAVDGDDFRYSRFDEGKPLVSRHPYAGAGEMR, from the coding sequence ATGGCAGACAACACGGCAGAGCGCGCGCGGATCGTGATCGTGGGCGGCGGGCTGGAGGGACTGGCGATCGCGTGGCAGCTCGCCGACCGGGGTGAAAGCGACGTGATTGTGCTCGAACGCGACACGTTGTGCTCAGGAATGACGGGCAAGTCGAGCGGAATCGTCCGCTGCCACTACGGTGTTCCGTCACTCGCGGCCATGGCATGGCACGGCGTCGACGTGTTCTCCCGCGCCCGCGAGTTCTTCGGAACCGACATCGGGTTCCGGCAGACCGGATACGTCGTCGGCGTCGGCGCGGCCAACCTCGCGCCCCTGCGCGCCAATGTCGATATGCATCGCGCCATCGGAGTCCCGGTCGAGCTGGTGGACGCCGATGCCGTCCGGACGATGTGGCCCGGCATCCACCTCGACGACTTCGCCGGATTCGCCTACGAGCCGCTCGGTGGACACGGCGACGCTTATATGACCGGAATGGCCTACGGCGCCAGAGCCCGTACGCTTGGAGTGCGAATTCGTCAGTCCACCAGCGTCGTTCGCCTGATCCAGGACGGGAAGGACGGGGTCCGCGGCGTCGTGTGCGCCGACGGATCCGAGATCCACTGCGACACGGTAGTACTGACGACCGGAGTGTGGAGCCCCGCGCTGGCAGCGACCGCGGGCGTGAATCTGCCGATCCGCACGCAGCGCGAACAGCTGGTGCTGGTGGACCAGGGCGAACCCACCCCGGAAGTCCCAACCTTCTCGGATCTGGTGAATTTGCAATACATTCGACGCGAACCGAACGGACACCTGCTGGTCGGTAACAGCGACCACTCGGCACCCGAGTTCGCCGACCCGGACGCGTATCTGAACCGCGCCACCGACCAGTTCGTCGAGACCGCGATCGGCAAACTCGACCGGATCCTGCCGAACATGCCTGACGCACGCCTCGCGTCGTCCTATGCCGGTTGCTACGACATCACGCCCGACTACAACCCGATCATCGGCCCTTCGCCCGCCGAGGGACTGTTCCTCGCGGTGGGCTTCAGCGGCCACGGCTTCAAGATCTCCCCGGCCGTCGGACGCCTGGCCGCGGATCTACTGCTCGACGGCGTCAGCAGCGACGCCGCCGTCGACGGAGACGACTTCCGCTACAGCCGCTTCGACGAGGGCAAGCCGCTCGTCAGCCGGCACCCCTACGCCGGCGCCGGCGAGATGCGCTGA
- a CDS encoding adenylosuccinate synthase, which yields MPAIVLIGAQWGDEGKGKATDLLGGRLQWVVRYQGGNNAGHTVVLPNGDKFALHLIPSGILTPGVTNVIGNGVVVDPGVLLEELAGLEERGVDTSRLLISADAHLIMPYHVAIDKVTERFLGAKKIGTTGRGIGPCYQDKIARVGVRVADVLDEKILTQKVEAALEFKNQVLVKIYNRKALDPQQVVDEVLTQAAGFKHRIADTRLQLNQALDAGQTVLLEGSQGTLLDVDHGTYPYVTSSNPTSGGAAVGSGIGPTKITTVLGILKAYTTRVGSGPFPTELFDEFGVYLADKGGEVGVTTGRGRRTGWFDAVIARYATRVNGITDYFLTKLDVLSSLETIPICVAYDVDGVRVDEMPMTQTDIHHAKPIYEEMPGWSEDISGARTFEELPVAAQNYVLRLEKLSGAYMSCIGVGPGRDETIVRRDILA from the coding sequence ATGCCGGCAATCGTCCTCATCGGTGCCCAGTGGGGCGACGAAGGTAAGGGCAAAGCTACCGATCTATTGGGCGGACGCCTGCAGTGGGTCGTGCGGTACCAGGGTGGCAACAACGCGGGGCACACCGTCGTCCTGCCGAACGGCGACAAGTTCGCCCTCCATCTGATCCCCTCGGGCATCCTCACACCGGGCGTCACGAATGTGATCGGCAACGGTGTCGTGGTGGACCCGGGTGTGCTGCTCGAGGAGCTGGCCGGGCTGGAGGAGCGCGGTGTCGACACCAGCAGACTGCTGATCTCGGCCGACGCGCACCTGATCATGCCGTACCACGTGGCCATCGACAAGGTCACCGAGCGCTTCCTCGGCGCCAAGAAGATCGGCACCACGGGCCGCGGCATCGGCCCCTGTTACCAGGACAAGATCGCGCGTGTCGGGGTCCGCGTGGCCGATGTCCTGGACGAGAAGATCCTCACCCAGAAGGTCGAGGCGGCACTCGAGTTCAAGAACCAGGTGCTCGTCAAGATCTACAACCGTAAGGCCCTCGACCCACAGCAGGTGGTCGACGAGGTCCTGACGCAGGCAGCCGGCTTCAAGCATCGGATCGCCGACACGCGCCTGCAGCTCAACCAGGCCCTCGACGCCGGCCAGACGGTTCTCCTGGAGGGCTCGCAGGGCACGCTGCTCGATGTGGACCACGGCACGTACCCGTACGTGACCTCGTCGAACCCGACGTCCGGCGGTGCCGCGGTGGGCTCGGGCATCGGCCCCACCAAGATCACGACGGTCCTCGGCATCCTCAAGGCGTACACCACGCGTGTCGGCTCCGGTCCGTTCCCGACCGAGCTGTTCGACGAGTTCGGCGTGTACCTGGCGGACAAGGGTGGCGAGGTGGGTGTCACGACCGGACGCGGTCGCCGCACCGGCTGGTTCGACGCCGTGATCGCGCGTTACGCGACCCGCGTCAATGGCATCACGGACTACTTCCTCACGAAGCTCGACGTGCTGTCCAGCCTGGAGACCATCCCGATCTGCGTCGCGTACGACGTCGACGGCGTGCGCGTCGACGAGATGCCGATGACACAGACCGATATTCATCATGCGAAGCCGATCTACGAGGAGATGCCGGGCTGGTCCGAGGACATCTCCGGTGCCCGCACCTTCGAGGAGCTGCCGGTCGCCGCGCAGAACTATGTGCTGCGGCTCGAGAAGCTCTCGGGGGCATACATGTCGTGCATCGGCGTCGGCCCGGGCCGCGACGAGACCATCGTCCGCCGCGACATCCTGGCATAG
- a CDS encoding site-2 protease family protein, translating to MTYDAGTRTALVRPSPVFLGIVAIAVLGGVLAWRTPMGELSGQIGVFLLVVAGWVVTLCLHEFAHALVAWRNGDHDVVMRGYLTLDPRKYTQPLLSIGLPVMFLALGGIGLPGGAVYLRTGTMPARVQTRTSLAGPAVNAAAAVALLVSIRIFGLDGEHRVFWSGLSFLAFLQVMATVLNLLPVPGLDGYGAIEPHLQPGTRQKFDRFKPFGMLVLIGLLFVPQVNVAFFDAIYALFALSGVPEVYAALGNHLMQFWMR from the coding sequence ATGACCTACGACGCCGGTACCCGGACCGCTCTCGTTCGGCCGAGTCCGGTGTTCCTCGGCATCGTGGCGATCGCAGTGCTCGGTGGGGTGCTCGCGTGGCGAACACCGATGGGCGAGCTGTCGGGCCAGATCGGAGTGTTCCTACTCGTCGTCGCGGGCTGGGTCGTGACGTTGTGCCTGCACGAGTTCGCACACGCCTTGGTCGCATGGCGAAACGGCGATCACGATGTCGTGATGCGCGGCTACCTCACCCTGGATCCGCGTAAATACACCCAGCCACTGCTGTCGATCGGCCTGCCGGTGATGTTCCTCGCGCTCGGCGGGATCGGCCTGCCCGGCGGAGCGGTATACCTGCGGACCGGAACGATGCCGGCCCGCGTCCAGACTCGGACCTCCCTTGCCGGTCCCGCCGTCAACGCTGCCGCGGCCGTGGCGTTGCTCGTCTCGATCCGGATCTTCGGCCTCGACGGCGAGCACCGGGTGTTCTGGTCCGGGCTGAGCTTCCTGGCCTTCCTGCAGGTGATGGCGACTGTGCTGAACCTGCTGCCTGTCCCGGGCCTGGACGGCTACGGCGCGATCGAGCCGCACCTGCAGCCGGGTACCCGTCAGAAGTTCGACAGATTCAAGCCGTTCGGAATGCTGGTGCTCATCGGATTGCTGTTCGTCCCACAGGTCAATGTCGCGTTCTTCGACGCGATCTACGCATTGTTCGCACTGTCCGGTGTGCCCGAGGTGTACGCGGCGCTCGGCAACCACCTCATGCAGTTCTGGATGCGCTGA
- a CDS encoding chorismate mutase — translation MTTGTHLAQATGTSAAEHPPDADIEKLRGEIDLLDAQILGAIQRRTELSRLIGEVRMLGGGTRLVHTREMRVLSRFDDLGPEGHTLALLLLRLGRGRLGHAM, via the coding sequence ATGACCACGGGAACACATCTTGCACAGGCAACGGGCACGTCGGCTGCGGAGCACCCCCCGGACGCCGACATCGAGAAGCTGCGCGGCGAGATCGACCTCTTGGACGCGCAGATCCTTGGAGCGATCCAGCGTAGAACCGAGCTCTCCCGTCTCATCGGTGAAGTCCGCATGCTCGGCGGTGGCACCCGATTGGTGCACACGCGCGAGATGCGGGTGCTTTCGAGGTTCGACGATCTGGGCCCGGAAGGGCACACACTGGCGCTGCTGTTGCTCAGATTGGGCAGGGGACGTCTGGGTCATGCCATGTGA
- a CDS encoding aminotransferase class IV — protein sequence MADPHSHVYFGDRLVPTREATLSVASSAVLYGLSVYTVFPVHVDGESRRTAFRLRDHYRRLVESCKIIGIDRFADEWSFDRFVSVTKELVAANAPKSDVFVRATVHVDATIPGTRVRGCHTTVSMFVYDATPIVPQDGMRLKTSMWRRIPDDAIPSRAKVNGAYVNSVLAKQDAIDAGYDDAIFLDGNGHVCELSAANIFLVRGGTLITPDVSCDILDGINRRTLLTLAAEDGIPVVERAVDLTELYIADEVFATGTSAGVAPVLEVDGRVVGDGLTGPVCQALRKRHTAALRSDELHGWVSDLG from the coding sequence ATGGCTGATCCGCATTCACACGTCTACTTCGGTGACCGGCTCGTTCCCACGCGGGAGGCGACGCTGAGTGTCGCGTCGTCTGCGGTCTTGTACGGCCTCAGCGTGTACACAGTCTTCCCGGTGCACGTCGACGGCGAGTCTCGCCGCACCGCGTTCCGGCTTCGCGACCACTATCGACGACTTGTCGAGTCCTGCAAGATCATCGGCATCGACCGGTTTGCCGACGAGTGGAGCTTTGACCGATTCGTCTCGGTGACAAAGGAACTCGTTGCGGCCAATGCGCCGAAATCGGATGTGTTCGTGCGGGCTACCGTGCACGTCGACGCGACTATTCCCGGCACCCGGGTGCGCGGCTGTCACACCACCGTCTCGATGTTCGTCTACGACGCGACGCCGATCGTTCCGCAGGACGGCATGCGCCTGAAGACGAGCATGTGGCGCCGGATCCCGGACGACGCGATCCCGTCCCGCGCCAAGGTCAACGGCGCGTACGTGAACTCGGTCCTCGCCAAACAGGACGCGATCGACGCCGGCTACGACGACGCAATCTTCCTCGACGGCAACGGGCACGTGTGCGAGCTCAGTGCCGCCAATATCTTCCTCGTCCGCGGCGGCACGCTCATCACCCCCGACGTGTCGTGCGACATTCTCGACGGCATCAACCGGCGGACACTACTGACGCTGGCGGCGGAGGACGGCATTCCCGTCGTCGAGCGCGCCGTCGACCTCACCGAGCTGTACATTGCCGACGAGGTGTTCGCCACCGGGACCTCCGCCGGCGTCGCGCCGGTGCTCGAGGTGGACGGCCGCGTTGTCGGGGACGGTCTCACCGGGCCCGTCTGCCAGGCGCTGCGCAAGCGCCACACGGCGGCTCTGCGCAGTGACGAGCTACACGGCTGGGTCAGCGACCTGGGGTGA
- a CDS encoding DUF389 domain-containing protein yields MLHLRILAPTELTDDAVAILEADPGVSGLAVVRGASLRPPGDLIFADVAREAANDVVDLLRATDLHHHGSIEIEPVHAWLSQGGFDAELKAPGSSADAVVWAEVAQRSYEDTELNWTYLSFMTLATMLAAIAIVTDSQILVIGAMVLGPEFGAIAALGVALVRRRFALLTLAARTLLVGFAVAIAVTAAMALFTRWLGWVTIDDVTGPRPSTAFIYTPDKWSFIVAVIAAAAGVLSLTSSKLGGLSGVFISVTTVPAAGNVALGIVFGVKDAILGSTLQLALNLTGMAIAGWATLAFQQAVWSRLSLRRAGQRQVRRML; encoded by the coding sequence ATGCTGCACCTGAGGATCCTGGCGCCGACCGAACTGACAGACGACGCCGTCGCGATCCTCGAAGCGGATCCAGGAGTCAGCGGTCTCGCGGTGGTGCGTGGCGCCTCGCTCCGGCCTCCCGGCGACCTCATATTCGCCGACGTCGCCAGGGAGGCCGCTAACGACGTCGTCGACCTGCTACGGGCGACCGATCTCCACCACCACGGCAGCATCGAGATCGAACCGGTCCACGCATGGCTCTCCCAGGGCGGGTTCGACGCCGAGCTGAAAGCTCCGGGCAGCAGCGCCGACGCGGTCGTGTGGGCGGAGGTCGCGCAGCGCTCCTACGAGGACACCGAACTCAACTGGACCTATCTGAGCTTCATGACACTCGCGACCATGCTGGCTGCGATCGCGATCGTCACCGATTCCCAGATCCTCGTCATCGGCGCGATGGTGCTGGGACCGGAGTTCGGGGCGATCGCCGCACTGGGGGTGGCCCTGGTGCGGCGCCGGTTCGCCCTCCTGACGCTGGCCGCCCGCACGCTCCTGGTCGGGTTCGCGGTCGCGATCGCCGTCACCGCTGCCATGGCCCTATTCACCCGCTGGCTGGGCTGGGTGACGATCGACGATGTGACCGGCCCCAGACCGAGTACCGCCTTCATCTACACCCCCGACAAGTGGTCATTCATCGTCGCAGTCATCGCCGCAGCCGCCGGGGTCCTCTCACTCACCTCATCCAAGCTCGGCGGACTGTCCGGGGTGTTCATCTCGGTGACGACGGTGCCGGCGGCGGGCAACGTGGCACTCGGCATCGTGTTCGGCGTCAAGGATGCCATCCTGGGCAGCACTCTGCAGCTGGCGCTGAACCTGACCGGCATGGCCATCGCAGGCTGGGCGACCCTGGCCTTCCAGCAAGCCGTGTGGTCGCGGCTGTCCCTGCGCCGCGCGGGACAGCGTCAGGTCCGCCGGATGCTCTGA
- a CDS encoding YafY family protein — protein sequence MRSSRLLDLMLRLQGGPGTTAARLADQLEVSVRTVYRDVAALQAAGVPVWTESGPGGGIRLLDGWQSKLSGMTGAETSALMLLGVPAVAQDLGLSDITARAESKLLGALPLPLRAGALLWRERLHVDVPGWFATTPSVEQLPAVAQAVLEGRRLRIRYRRGADGSTRTLDPLGLVAKAGTWYLVARHRDRTLSYRVSRIESALVLDAPAVRPDTFDLAGWWSASIAEFDRSLLRYACRVRLSPYAWRRLPDIVGEEAARVVPGEPDESGWVAVDLMLEAEEVALGQLTALGAGVEVLAPESLRAGLCEVGAEVARRNAGC from the coding sequence GTGCGCTCCAGTCGACTGCTCGACCTGATGCTCCGCCTGCAGGGCGGTCCAGGGACCACTGCGGCGCGGCTGGCCGATCAACTCGAGGTATCGGTGCGCACGGTGTACCGGGACGTCGCGGCGCTGCAGGCCGCGGGTGTGCCGGTGTGGACCGAGAGCGGGCCGGGTGGCGGAATCCGCCTGCTCGACGGCTGGCAGTCCAAGCTCAGCGGGATGACGGGTGCGGAGACGTCGGCGCTGATGCTGTTGGGCGTGCCGGCCGTCGCTCAGGATCTGGGACTGTCCGACATCACGGCTCGCGCCGAGTCGAAACTGCTGGGGGCCCTGCCGCTTCCACTGCGGGCGGGGGCGTTGCTGTGGCGCGAGCGGCTGCACGTCGACGTGCCGGGCTGGTTCGCCACCACGCCGTCGGTAGAGCAGCTCCCGGCCGTGGCGCAGGCGGTGCTCGAGGGGCGGCGGCTGCGGATCCGCTATCGCAGGGGCGCCGATGGGTCGACCCGCACGCTCGATCCACTCGGTCTGGTAGCCAAGGCAGGGACGTGGTATCTCGTGGCGCGGCATCGGGACCGGACGCTGTCGTACCGGGTGTCGCGGATCGAGAGCGCACTGGTGCTCGATGCCCCGGCCGTGCGCCCGGACACCTTCGACCTGGCTGGGTGGTGGTCGGCGTCGATCGCCGAGTTCGACCGTTCGCTGCTGCGATACGCCTGCCGAGTGCGGCTGTCGCCGTACGCGTGGCGGCGACTGCCGGACATCGTGGGCGAGGAGGCGGCCCGGGTGGTACCCGGTGAGCCCGATGAAAGTGGTTGGGTGGCAGTCGATCTGATGCTCGAGGCTGAGGAGGTGGCGTTGGGCCAGCTCACCGCGCTCGGTGCTGGTGTCGAAGTGCTCGCACCCGAGTCGCTGCGTGCGGGGTTGTGTGAGGTGGGGGCGGAGGTCGCCCGGCGGAACGCGGGGTGCTGA
- a CDS encoding pyridoxamine 5'-phosphate oxidase family protein codes for MATWQEFSEQAPALAEAVHARLTAHKHHVLATLRADGSPRVSGTEVETFRGLLVLGSMPGARKAADLRRDPRYSLHSNPGHHTMEGGDAKISGRARELSGAEKQAILDSYPANPGDEAHIFELGVDEVVLTTVSEDRLHVDLWRPGADVARISR; via the coding sequence ATGGCAACCTGGCAGGAATTCAGCGAACAGGCCCCGGCGCTCGCCGAGGCGGTGCACGCACGGCTCACCGCGCACAAACACCATGTCCTGGCGACGCTGCGCGCCGACGGTTCACCACGAGTGAGCGGCACCGAGGTCGAAACCTTCCGGGGCCTGCTGGTGCTCGGATCGATGCCCGGCGCGCGGAAGGCAGCAGACCTCCGGCGGGATCCGCGGTACTCGCTGCACTCCAATCCGGGTCATCACACGATGGAGGGCGGCGACGCCAAGATTTCCGGCCGCGCTCGCGAACTGTCCGGCGCCGAGAAGCAGGCGATCCTCGACTCCTACCCGGCGAACCCGGGCGACGAGGCACACATCTTCGAACTCGGGGTCGACGAGGTGGTGCTGACCACGGTGTCGGAGGACCGCCTGCACGTCGATCTGTGGCGCCCCGGCGCCGACGTCGCGAGGATCAGCCGGTGA
- a CDS encoding SDR family oxidoreductase: MSAPDLSGKVALVAGATRGAGRAIAVELARAGATVYATGRSSRVDGRSEIDRPETIEETGDLITAAGGNGVALRVDHLEPDQVRALVERIDADHRRLDILVNDIFGGDRYAQFGTTLWEHDLDGGLRMLRMGIDTHAITGHFALPLLIRRPGGLVVEMTDGTAEYNIAYRHQVGFYYDLVKAAVQRMTTAQAYELAPHGGAAVAVTPGWLRSENMLEAFGVTEDNWRDALERVPHFAISETPTFVGRAVTALAADPGAAEFSGRVVSSGQLAQRYGFTDIDGSRPDCWRYLVEVQDRDLPANTDGYR, encoded by the coding sequence GTGAGCGCGCCGGACCTGTCCGGGAAGGTCGCCCTGGTCGCCGGAGCCACGCGCGGTGCAGGCCGGGCCATCGCGGTCGAGTTGGCCCGCGCGGGGGCCACCGTCTACGCGACCGGACGCAGCAGCCGAGTCGACGGGCGGTCCGAGATCGACCGGCCCGAAACCATCGAGGAAACCGGTGACCTCATCACGGCCGCCGGCGGGAACGGCGTCGCGCTGCGCGTCGACCACCTAGAGCCCGATCAGGTGCGTGCCCTCGTCGAACGGATCGACGCCGACCACAGACGCCTCGACATCCTCGTCAACGACATCTTCGGCGGCGACCGGTACGCCCAGTTCGGCACCACGCTGTGGGAGCACGACCTGGACGGCGGCCTGCGGATGCTGCGGATGGGAATCGATACCCACGCAATCACCGGCCACTTCGCACTGCCGCTGTTGATCCGCCGGCCGGGCGGCCTGGTCGTCGAGATGACCGACGGCACCGCCGAGTACAACATCGCCTACCGGCACCAGGTCGGGTTCTATTACGACCTCGTCAAGGCGGCGGTGCAGCGGATGACCACCGCGCAGGCGTACGAGCTGGCCCCGCACGGCGGCGCGGCCGTCGCCGTGACCCCAGGCTGGCTCCGTTCGGAGAACATGCTCGAGGCCTTCGGCGTCACCGAGGACAACTGGCGAGACGCGCTCGAGCGGGTGCCGCACTTCGCGATCTCGGAGACCCCGACGTTCGTCGGACGGGCGGTCACGGCACTGGCCGCGGACCCAGGTGCCGCCGAGTTCAGCGGCCGGGTCGTCTCGAGCGGACAACTGGCGCAGCGGTACGGCTTCACCGATATCGACGGATCTCGCCCGGACTGCTGGCGGTACCTCGTCGAGGTTCAGGACCGCGACCTGCCGGCGAACACCGACGGCTACCGCTGA
- a CDS encoding cation diffusion facilitator family transporter, with product MGAGHGHSHGNTAGAGGVGPSHTRIRKMVIALGILIAFLVLEVVVGLAIGSLALLADAGHMLTDVVGMSMGLVALLLAKQGSKAAARTFGWHRAEVLTAMANAVLLLGVAAWVMYEAIGRIGDVPEIPGGLLMATAAAGLAANIVVMLMLRGDAKDSIAVRGAYLEVLADAVGSVGVLLAGAALVLFDWIYADVVVGVLISLWVVPRALKLAGSALRILTQASPANVDIDAVRSDLRAVPGVSDVHDLHVWTLTTGMDVATVHLTTDSDSRRVLAAAKAVLDAHGLSHATVQVESGVEGSRCQEDLTW from the coding sequence ATGGGAGCCGGTCACGGGCACAGTCACGGCAATACGGCGGGCGCGGGCGGCGTCGGTCCGTCGCACACGCGCATCCGCAAGATGGTGATCGCGCTCGGCATTCTCATCGCGTTCCTGGTGCTCGAGGTCGTGGTCGGCCTCGCTATCGGATCGCTCGCGCTACTCGCAGACGCCGGTCACATGCTCACCGACGTCGTCGGCATGTCGATGGGTTTGGTGGCGTTGCTGCTCGCGAAGCAGGGTTCCAAGGCCGCGGCCCGCACGTTCGGCTGGCACCGCGCGGAGGTGCTCACCGCGATGGCCAACGCGGTACTGCTCCTCGGCGTCGCGGCGTGGGTGATGTACGAGGCCATCGGCCGGATCGGTGACGTCCCCGAGATCCCCGGCGGCCTGTTGATGGCCACGGCCGCCGCGGGCTTGGCCGCCAACATCGTGGTGATGCTGATGCTGCGCGGCGACGCCAAGGATTCCATTGCTGTTCGCGGCGCATATCTCGAGGTGCTGGCCGACGCGGTCGGCAGCGTCGGTGTCCTGCTCGCGGGCGCTGCCCTGGTGTTGTTCGACTGGATCTACGCGGATGTCGTGGTCGGCGTCCTGATCTCGCTGTGGGTGGTCCCGCGCGCGCTCAAGCTGGCCGGTTCGGCCCTTCGGATCCTCACGCAGGCCTCGCCCGCGAATGTCGACATCGATGCGGTTCGCTCCGACCTGCGCGCCGTGCCCGGCGTCTCGGACGTGCACGACCTGCACGTGTGGACATTGACGACCGGCATGGACGTCGCGACGGTGCACCTGACCACCGATTCGGATTCGCGGCGGGTGCTGGCCGCGGCGAAGGCCGTGCTCGATGCGCACGGCCTGAGCCACGCCACCGTTCAGGTGGAGTCGGGCGTCGAGGGGTCCCGCTGCCAGGAGGACCTCACCTGGTGA